The genomic window GCATCGTGCGCTACGCCTTCGAGCTGGCCAAGAGCACCGGCCGCAAGAAGGTCACCGCCGTGCACAAGGCCAACATCATCAAGTCGACCTCGGGCCTGTTCCTGAACGTCGCCCGTGAAGTGGCCGCGCAGTACCCGGACATCGAGTTCCAGGAAATGATCGTCGACAACTGCTGCATGCAGCTGGTGATGCGTCCGGAACAGTTCGACGTGATCGTCACCACCAACCTGTTCGGCGACATCATCTCCGACCTGTGCGCCGGTCTGGTCGGCGGCCTGGGCCTGGCCCCGGGCGCCAACATCGGCAAGGACGCGGCGATCTTCGAAGCCGTGCACGGCACCGCGCCGGACATCGCCGGCCAGGGCAAGGCCAATCCGTGCGCGCTGCTGCTGGCCGCCGCGCAGATGCTGGACCATGTCGGCCAGCCGGAAAACGCCGAGCGCCTGCGCAAGGCCATCGTGGCCACCATGGAAGCCAAGGATTCGCTGACCGGCGATCTGGGCGGCACCGGCACCACCATGAGCTTTGCCCAGGCCATCGCCAGCCGCCTGTAAGCGGCCGGCGTTCCGGCTGGAGATCGTCTCAGCGATGTCCAGTCCGGGCCTGCAAGCGTTGAAGACGGGCCGTCCTTGTACGGCCCGTCTGCGTTTTCAACTGCGGCTTTTCACCGACAGGATTCCTTCAGATGCCTGAGGCGGCCGTGTGGGTCGTGGCGGCCGTTGCCGTCTATGCCATCGTCGTGGCCATCTACGCCATCTTCTACTGGCCGTGGTCCCGCGCCCAGCGCGCGCTGCGCCGCCTGCGGACGCAAGGGGCGCCCCTTCGCAGCATGCGGCAAAGCGAGGCGCGCAACCTGCAGCTGATCGAATTTCCGGCAGGATCGCCTGTGTATCTGCTCGAAGGCAGCTGCGCGGAGTTCGTGATCAGGAGCAGGATCTCTCCGGCCCAGCATGTGCAGACGTTGGCCGGCGTCCCGGTGAAGTATCCGGCGGGCCTTGCAGGTGCCGTGCGCGCGGGCAGCAATACCGCCGAAGTGGTGCTGGGGCGCGACCACGCGATGGTCGTGCGGCTCAATGGGGTCAAGCTGGCCTGGTAGTGTCGAGCCATGCTCGACTGCTCCTGCGTAGTCGAGCATGGCTCGACTCCACAAAAGCTATCTGTGCACCAGTCGCACAGATCATGTTCCTTTGGGTGGCTGGTTCGTGCGCCACCCGCTCCGCATCCTGTGCTCACTTTCCACTGCACAGGAGTCGCCCCATGAATCTCTCCGCCTTCGGCCTGGCCAGCCTGATCGGCATGGCTGCCGCCGCACCGGTCGCCGCCGCCGAACCGACCCATCCCACCATCCGCCACATGGCCGGGGCGCCGACGGTTGCCTCGCTGGATGCAGCGAAGACCGCCGTGCTGGTGATCGACTTCCAGAACGAGTACTTCGACGCCAAGGCCGCGCCGGGCTTTGCCGGTGGCCGCATGGTCATTCCCGATGGCGTGGCCGCACTGCGCCAGGCCAAGCGGGTGGTCGCGTTCGCCGATGCGCACGGCATCCGCGTGATCCATGTGCAGCACGTGCTGCCGGCGGGCGCGCCGCTGTTCGCGCAGGGCAGCGTCAATGCCGCCTTCCATCGCGACCTGCAGCCGCGCATGGGGGAGACCGTGGTGCAGAAGGACAACGTCAGCGTGTTCGCTGGCAACTCGGCCGCGGTGCTCGACACGGTGCTGAAGGATGCCGGTATCGACACGCTGATCGTCACCGGCCTGCAGACTCATGCCTGTGTGGCCGGTGCTGCGCGCGACGCGGCGGCGGCTCCGCGCGGCTACCGGGTGATTGTCTCCTCCGATGCCAGCGCCAGCCGCGACCTGGACCTGGCCGGTGGCCAGCGCATCGATCATCGCGCGCTGCATGACGCTTCGCTGGCGCAGATCGAAGATGCCTTCGGCGATGTCATGAGCACCGACGCCATCCTGGCGTTGCCCGTGCGCAAGGCCGGCGACGGCGCTTGATAAGCTGGCGGGGCCCGCATGCCGCGGGCCCCGCCACGTGGAGCCACCTGCCGATGGATCACTTCGCCGCCCTGCGTGCGCTGCGCGCCATCGTCGACGCAGGCAGCTTCACTGCGGCTGCCGAACGCCTGGGGACTACCCACTCGGCGATGTCACGGCAACTGCGGCAGCTGGAAGAGCATCTGCAGGTGCGACTGCTCGATCGCAACAGCCGCCGGCTGTCACTGACCGAAGCCGGTCGCGACTATTACCGCGAGGCAGCAGCGCTGCTGGATCGCCTGCAGGAAGCCGATGATCGCGTGCGCGCCGGGCAGGCGCAGCCCAGTGGCATCGTGCGCATCAGCGTGCCGCAGGTCGTGGCCAGCCAGGAGTTGCCGCATTGGCTGCCGTCGTTCCTGCAGCGCTACCCGCAGGTCGCCCTTGACCTGTCGGCCGATGATCAACTGGTCGATGTCGTCGGTGGCGGCTTCGACCTGGCCCTGCGCATCGCGCCTTCCTTGCCGGACAGCCAGCTGGTCGCACGCGAGCTGGCCAGCTGCCCGCGCATCCTGGTCGCTGCACCGGCCTATCTGGCGCAGCACGGTCTGCCCCGGCAGGCTTCGGACCTCGCGCAGCACACGCTGCTGGGGTTCAGTCCTACCGCAACGATGTCGCCTTGGCCGCTGCAAGGGCCGCGCGGTGCCACCGCGAGCATCGAGGCGGGGCAGCGCCTGCGCGTGGACGCCACGCCGGCGCTGTACGCCGCCGCGCTGGCCGGCATGGGCATCAGCCTGTTCACTGCGCTCACCGTGCAGGAGGATCTGCGCGCCGGTCGCTTGATCCGCGTGCTGCCGGCGTGGCATGCCGGGCAGCGCCGCTACTTCGCGCTGTATCCGCATGCGCGGGCGCTGGCGCCGAAGGTGCGTGCGCTGGTCGATCACCTCGCGGCGCACTACGCTGCGCAGGTGGGCGCGGCAGGGTAGCCGCGCGACAGCAACCGAGGTGGTGATGGAGTCGGTGTATCTGCTGGTCGCGCTGGGCGCGATCGTCGCCGGATTCGTGCAGGGCCTGTCCGGCTTCGCCTTTGGCATGGTGGCGATGTCGTTCTGGGCATGGGGACTGGAGCCACGGCTGGCGGCGACGCTGTCGGTGTTTGGTGCGCTGGTCGGGCAGCTGGTCGCGGTGTTCACCGTGCGCCGCGGTTTCAACCTTCGCCTGCTGCTGCCGTTCGTGCTGGGCGGGCTGGCGGGCATTCCGCTGGGCGTGATGGTGTTGCCGCAGCTGGACATGGACTGGTTCAAGGCGCTGCTGGGCGGCTTCCTGGCGCTGTGGTGTCCGGTGATGCTGATGGCGCGCTCGTTGCCTCCGGTCCGCGTCGGCGGTCGTCTCGGTGACGCGATCGCTGGCATGGCCGGTGGCGTACTCAGCGGCATCGGCGGCTTTGCCGGGCCGGTGCCGACGTTGTGGAGCACCCTGCGCGGCTTCGGCAAGGACGAGCAGCGTGCGGTCATCCAGAACTTCAACCTGGCGATGCTGGCGGTGACCATGGCCATCTATGTCGGCAGCGGCCTGGTGAGTCGGCAGATGTTGCCGTACTTCGCCATCGTGGCACCGGCCATGCTGGTGCCGACCCTGCTGGGCGCGCGGGTCTACATCGGCATCAGCGAGGCACGCTTCCGGCAGCTCGTGCTGGGCCTGCTGACCGTGTCAGGCATCGCGTTGCTGGCGTCGTCGCTGCCGGTGCTGCTGGCGCGCTGAGGGAGGAACGAAAAAGGGCGCCACGAGGGGCGCCCTTTGTCGTCCATGGCATCTTGCGGCTCAGCGCTGCTGGATCTTCGACAGCAGGCGCAGGAACTCCACATACAGCCAGACCAGGGTCACCATCAGGCCGAATGCGCCATACCACTCCATGTACTTCGGCGCGCGCTGGGCCACGCCGGTTTCAATGAAGTCGAAGTCCAGCACCAGGTTCAGCGCGGCCACCACCACCACGAACAGGCTGAAGGCGATGCC from Stenotrophomonas sp. 704A1 includes these protein-coding regions:
- a CDS encoding isocitrate dehydrogenase is translated as MTQKITVIRGDGIGPEIMDATLFVLDQLKTGLEYEDADAGLVALEKHGDLMPAVTLESIARNKVALKSPLTTPVGGGFTSINVSLRRHFDLYANVRPAHTFPNTKSRFNNVDLITVRENTEGAYLAEGQEVSADGETAFSGTRITRKGSERIVRYAFELAKSTGRKKVTAVHKANIIKSTSGLFLNVAREVAAQYPDIEFQEMIVDNCCMQLVMRPEQFDVIVTTNLFGDIISDLCAGLVGGLGLAPGANIGKDAAIFEAVHGTAPDIAGQGKANPCALLLAAAQMLDHVGQPENAERLRKAIVATMEAKDSLTGDLGGTGTTMSFAQAIASRL
- a CDS encoding cysteine hydrolase family protein, coding for MNLSAFGLASLIGMAAAAPVAAAEPTHPTIRHMAGAPTVASLDAAKTAVLVIDFQNEYFDAKAAPGFAGGRMVIPDGVAALRQAKRVVAFADAHGIRVIHVQHVLPAGAPLFAQGSVNAAFHRDLQPRMGETVVQKDNVSVFAGNSAAVLDTVLKDAGIDTLIVTGLQTHACVAGAARDAAAAPRGYRVIVSSDASASRDLDLAGGQRIDHRALHDASLAQIEDAFGDVMSTDAILALPVRKAGDGA
- a CDS encoding LysR family transcriptional regulator — its product is MDHFAALRALRAIVDAGSFTAAAERLGTTHSAMSRQLRQLEEHLQVRLLDRNSRRLSLTEAGRDYYREAAALLDRLQEADDRVRAGQAQPSGIVRISVPQVVASQELPHWLPSFLQRYPQVALDLSADDQLVDVVGGGFDLALRIAPSLPDSQLVARELASCPRILVAAPAYLAQHGLPRQASDLAQHTLLGFSPTATMSPWPLQGPRGATASIEAGQRLRVDATPALYAAALAGMGISLFTALTVQEDLRAGRLIRVLPAWHAGQRRYFALYPHARALAPKVRALVDHLAAHYAAQVGAAG
- a CDS encoding sulfite exporter TauE/SafE family protein gives rise to the protein MESVYLLVALGAIVAGFVQGLSGFAFGMVAMSFWAWGLEPRLAATLSVFGALVGQLVAVFTVRRGFNLRLLLPFVLGGLAGIPLGVMVLPQLDMDWFKALLGGFLALWCPVMLMARSLPPVRVGGRLGDAIAGMAGGVLSGIGGFAGPVPTLWSTLRGFGKDEQRAVIQNFNLAMLAVTMAIYVGSGLVSRQMLPYFAIVAPAMLVPTLLGARVYIGISEARFRQLVLGLLTVSGIALLASSLPVLLAR